The Georgenia faecalis genome includes a window with the following:
- a CDS encoding acyl-CoA dehydrogenase family protein — MTVSAILSDDLLDRIRERAPRYDRENAFFDEDLVELKEAGYLTAFVPAEMGGGGLTLEEMTREQMRLAGASPATALAVNMHHVWVGVARLVHDRGDHSLDFVLTEAAAGEVFAFGVSEAGNDLVLFGSASEARPDGSGGYAFYGTKIFTSLSPGWTRLGTFGTDTTGDDGPHSVWGFITRDGGGVEVKDDWDTMGMRASQSCTTVLTGATAPADRVVRRIPPGPTADPFIFGIFANFEILLAAVYTGIARRAIDVAVETVHKRRSMKNGGAPYAHDPDIRWRLADAAIQLDGIYPQIAQIARDVDDQVDRGALWMPQLSAVKARATEAAKDVVEKAVRVSGGSSYFTRSELSRLYRDVLAGIFHPSDDESVHGAWANALLGPIPPR, encoded by the coding sequence ATGACCGTGAGCGCGATCCTCAGCGACGACTTGCTCGACCGGATCCGGGAGCGCGCCCCGCGCTACGACCGGGAGAACGCCTTCTTCGACGAGGACCTCGTCGAGCTCAAGGAGGCCGGCTACCTCACCGCCTTCGTCCCCGCCGAGATGGGGGGTGGCGGCCTCACCCTCGAGGAGATGACCCGCGAGCAGATGCGCCTGGCCGGCGCCTCCCCGGCGACGGCCCTCGCAGTGAACATGCACCACGTGTGGGTGGGGGTGGCCCGGCTCGTCCACGACCGCGGCGACCACTCGCTCGACTTCGTCCTCACCGAGGCCGCGGCGGGGGAGGTGTTCGCCTTCGGTGTCTCCGAGGCCGGCAACGACCTGGTGCTCTTCGGCTCCGCGAGCGAGGCGCGCCCCGACGGTTCGGGCGGGTACGCCTTCTACGGCACGAAGATCTTCACCTCCCTCTCGCCGGGGTGGACCCGCCTGGGCACCTTCGGCACCGACACCACCGGCGACGACGGCCCCCACTCGGTGTGGGGGTTCATCACCCGCGACGGCGGTGGCGTCGAGGTCAAGGACGACTGGGACACCATGGGGATGCGCGCCTCCCAGTCGTGCACCACCGTGCTCACCGGCGCCACCGCGCCCGCCGACCGGGTGGTCCGCCGCATCCCGCCCGGGCCCACGGCGGACCCCTTCATCTTCGGGATCTTCGCGAACTTCGAGATCCTCCTCGCCGCGGTCTACACCGGCATCGCCCGGCGGGCCATCGACGTCGCCGTGGAGACCGTCCACAAGCGGCGGTCGATGAAGAACGGCGGCGCGCCGTACGCGCACGACCCCGACATCCGCTGGCGCCTGGCCGACGCCGCCATCCAGCTCGACGGCATCTACCCGCAGATCGCCCAGATCGCCCGCGACGTCGACGACCAGGTGGACCGCGGCGCGCTGTGGATGCCCCAGCTCTCCGCGGTCAAGGCCCGGGCCACCGAGGCGGCGAAGGACGTCGTCGAGAAGGCGGTGCGGGTCTCCGGCGGGTCCTCCTACTTCACCCGGTCGGAGCTGTCGCGGCTCTACCGCGACGTACTCGCGGGGATCTTCCACCCCAGCGACGACGAGTCCGTCCACGGGGCCTGGGCGAACGCGCTGCTCGGCCCGATCCCGCCGCGCTGA
- a CDS encoding serine hydrolase domain-containing protein, whose product MEPLLIESLLADVVSAGIRGLTVSVRSPGQAGAHFSAGVADAETGIAMEPNSYIRISSVTKIFTATAVLQLVADGRVMLDEPAAGLLPRDVGSHVDGVTVRQLLNHTSGLLEPELLLFPSIREGSLESVVRHADRALEPERLARLALENRPMFAPGEQYWYSNTNYHLLGLIIERVTGRSAYDVIESRVLAPAGLRSTFFPRAKTALPSPSSVGYDSLYQLVDPPVAVTAYDTSFLYTAGALVSTPHDLNQFAATLLRGDLLPPEALDEMTTMIPIADGVEMGLGVQRTTQPSGTYLASEGTFFGTQTVLMATPDGSASWVISVNTTKYQQLGPDGWPLAHPADAAVAALGAYLNEHISRAARP is encoded by the coding sequence TTGGAACCGTTGCTCATCGAATCCCTCCTCGCGGACGTCGTCAGCGCGGGGATCCGCGGCCTCACCGTGTCCGTGCGGTCGCCCGGACAGGCGGGGGCGCATTTCTCCGCCGGCGTTGCGGACGCCGAGACCGGCATCGCGATGGAGCCGAACAGCTACATCCGGATCTCCAGCGTGACGAAGATCTTCACGGCGACCGCCGTCCTTCAGCTGGTGGCCGATGGACGGGTCATGCTCGACGAACCGGCCGCGGGGTTGCTGCCACGCGACGTCGGTTCGCACGTCGACGGCGTGACCGTCCGGCAGCTGCTCAATCACACCAGCGGACTGCTGGAACCTGAGCTCCTGCTGTTTCCTTCCATCCGTGAGGGGTCGCTCGAGTCCGTGGTGCGCCACGCCGATCGAGCACTCGAGCCCGAGCGGTTGGCGCGACTGGCCCTCGAGAACCGGCCGATGTTCGCGCCTGGGGAGCAGTACTGGTACTCCAACACGAACTACCACCTCCTTGGCCTGATTATCGAGCGGGTCACCGGCCGTAGCGCATATGACGTCATCGAATCCCGTGTGCTCGCACCCGCTGGACTACGGTCAACTTTCTTTCCGCGAGCAAAGACGGCCCTTCCGAGCCCGTCGAGCGTGGGCTACGACAGCCTTTACCAGCTTGTCGATCCACCTGTCGCCGTCACCGCGTACGACACGTCGTTCCTCTACACGGCAGGCGCTCTGGTGTCGACGCCCCACGATCTCAACCAGTTTGCCGCCACCTTGTTGAGAGGGGATCTGCTGCCGCCGGAAGCCCTCGATGAGATGACCACGATGATCCCGATCGCCGACGGGGTCGAGATGGGTCTGGGCGTACAGCGCACGACGCAGCCGTCCGGCACCTACCTAGCTTCAGAGGGAACGTTCTTCGGGACGCAGACCGTGCTGATGGCGACGCCGGATGGGTCTGCCAGCTGGGTGATAAGCGTGAACACCACGAAGTATCAGCAACTGGGGCCCGACGGTTGGCCGTTGGCACATCCGGCCGACGCCGCGGTCGCAGCGCTCGGCGCTTACCTCAACGAGCACATCTCTCGAGCGGCGCGCCCCTGA
- a CDS encoding catalase — protein MTDREERETLTTRQGHPVANNQNTRTVGSRGPATLENYQFLEKVSHFDRERIPERVVHARGKVAFGYFEATGMLGDEPIAKYTRAKLFSEAGKRTPLAIRFSTVIGGRDSSEAARDPRGFAVKFYTEDGNWDMVGNNLGVFFIRDAIKFPDVIHSLKPDPVTFRQDPARIFDFMSQTPESMHMLVNLFSPRGIPATYRHQQGFGVNTYRWVNAEGVSHLVKYHWMPHQGVRSLTEEDAAAIQAHDTGHASLDLHQAIERGDFPKWDLLVQIMSDDEHPELDFDPLDDTKVWPENEFPPLKVGTMVLNENITDHHTQNEQIAFGTGVLVDGLEFSDDKMLVGRTFSYSDTQRYRVGPNYLQIPVNAPKVPVRTNQRDGQMAFYQDPTGNPHINYEPSHDGGLVESDIHDRNEELGPELRGRLVREQLERRNDYMQAGQRYQLMEQWEKDDLVANLVANVGAASRGVQERMVWHFLMCDDELGSRVGEGLGITADDVRGLAPLPHQRLTEEELARLANLGHNGPRDVTGLQMTHCVPNARGLAD, from the coding sequence ATGACCGACCGAGAAGAGCGCGAGACGCTCACCACCCGCCAGGGTCATCCCGTCGCCAACAACCAGAACACCCGCACCGTCGGGTCGCGCGGCCCCGCCACGCTGGAGAACTACCAGTTCCTCGAGAAGGTCTCCCACTTCGACCGCGAGCGGATCCCCGAGCGCGTGGTCCACGCCCGCGGCAAGGTCGCCTTCGGCTACTTCGAGGCCACCGGCATGCTCGGCGACGAGCCCATCGCGAAGTACACCCGCGCGAAGCTGTTCTCCGAGGCCGGCAAGCGCACCCCGCTCGCCATCCGGTTCTCCACGGTCATCGGCGGCCGCGACTCCTCCGAGGCGGCCCGCGACCCCCGCGGGTTCGCCGTGAAGTTCTACACGGAGGACGGCAACTGGGACATGGTGGGGAACAACCTCGGCGTGTTCTTCATCCGCGACGCCATCAAGTTCCCCGACGTCATCCACTCCCTCAAGCCGGACCCGGTCACCTTCCGCCAGGACCCGGCGCGGATCTTCGACTTCATGTCGCAGACCCCCGAGTCGATGCACATGCTCGTCAACCTCTTCTCCCCGCGCGGCATCCCGGCGACCTACCGCCACCAGCAGGGCTTCGGCGTCAACACCTACCGCTGGGTCAACGCCGAGGGCGTCAGCCACCTCGTCAAGTACCACTGGATGCCCCACCAGGGCGTGCGCTCCCTCACCGAGGAGGACGCCGCCGCGATCCAGGCCCACGACACCGGCCACGCCTCGCTGGACCTCCACCAGGCCATCGAGCGCGGCGACTTCCCCAAGTGGGACCTCCTCGTCCAGATCATGAGCGACGACGAGCACCCCGAGCTCGACTTCGACCCGCTGGACGACACCAAGGTCTGGCCCGAGAACGAGTTCCCGCCGCTCAAGGTGGGCACGATGGTCCTCAACGAGAACATCACCGACCACCACACGCAGAACGAGCAGATCGCGTTCGGCACCGGCGTCCTCGTCGACGGCCTCGAGTTCTCCGACGACAAGATGCTCGTGGGGCGGACGTTCTCCTACTCCGACACCCAGCGCTACCGCGTCGGCCCGAACTACCTGCAGATCCCGGTCAACGCCCCCAAGGTCCCGGTGCGCACCAACCAGCGCGACGGCCAGATGGCGTTCTACCAGGACCCCACGGGCAACCCGCACATCAACTACGAGCCCTCGCACGACGGCGGGCTCGTCGAGTCGGACATCCACGACCGCAACGAGGAGCTCGGCCCGGAGCTGCGCGGCCGCCTCGTCCGCGAGCAGCTGGAGCGCCGCAACGACTACATGCAGGCCGGCCAGCGCTACCAGCTCATGGAGCAGTGGGAGAAGGACGACCTCGTGGCGAACCTCGTCGCGAACGTCGGCGCCGCCTCCCGCGGCGTCCAGGAGCGCATGGTCTGGCACTTCCTCATGTGCGACGACGAGCTTGGCTCGCGCGTCGGTGAGGGTCTCGGCATCACCGCGGACGACGTCCGTGGCCTCGCCCCGCTGCCGCACCAGCGGCTCACGGAGGAGGAGCTCGCCCGCCTCGCCAACCTGGGCCACAACGGCCCGCGCGACGTCACCGGGCTGCAGATGACGCACTGCGTGCCTAACGCGCGCGGTCTCGCCGACTGA
- a CDS encoding OmpL47-type beta-barrel domain-containing protein, translating into MSRARQPHARPKARRAEGARTGAAAGLVLAVLGGLVTTAPLARAADGEAAPTPCSAQATSDGLVPVLQLEVPVAAAWMDRTPPYSFDGTDAVADGFDRVGYCLETVAGDASRWVWAAMEPFTDDVSRLGPHTRAGQVTRQRVDDLTVASNVGSVRTGQGMTGYLEMWPNTYEPTGSRQVANASPAVYDADDSPAVGTHGSFQVSAVGDEPQSDVLPTTVLALNQFTKDASLPLDVGIGAPASGSPDWTFAENADDFSERTLTIYARPSVVSLSSAPQDRQLFPRDDDDGADVTVAGTVTDPDVDRVRLTVTSEGVSEVAEQSGPAFSFDSRITAGLHDYDLRLEAVTAGVPRTVGHWTHVVSGDAYVIQGQSNAQAAAHTAGSTVEESEFIRSFGSTTPDPSISAADRAWNYAGGDLSFNQAAVGQWALRMAHSLVESERVPVALLNGAHDGASVEFLQRNDADPGDIRTNYGRLRQRLGAAGLRDDLSGVFWYQGEHEGEDATRHLTGFRALLADWRTDLGGARAEDPEYYVFQVRTTGCFSVAGAALRDAQRRLGSTDGVTVLSTTAVPGHDGCHFTWPGYRALGDQVADTVRRDLFGGPSDGVAAPNPLSVELATRDGASLEVQLASATDALTVDDGVEADFRLLGSDATITDVRYAGGGRLELALSRPAPEATGLTYLGHLGDGPFIRTTRGVGLLAFNALPITRRSEQQYALGEVLLALDALDTAAAGLAADDDLADDQHRHVTDAVDRTRASVAAAVATDGDRAAQSGHLLDAGAEVADLSRWVEGAGLAQPALDELRPRVADLQRRLSGVTATALGVTVTADPLDADVVAGQVVDGTVRIASRADQPLRDVSVAVAVESWAVDVPDPDPGTVPAGGSAEVPFTATVPAHHERGPVNVTTTVTFTVEEGTFTLTSTRVWGSVASQVEIGAVTSEQADVDPPDRTTLTATVTNRAATEVHGHLVVRAPDGWRQPVPSAPVVLGPGESRAVSVPLAIPLDVVAGPHPVTVSFEQAGAVLADTTGQVEVVLPAPPTGEVLDHVDFGDGPSEAAHGITASSSSGVNVEAGLTRRYAHNGFPGSWFAVDVDVVAGEPFVLRAIETFGLPRTKKYHVYVDDVRVATQVVTRTAGAGTEVYDLLVDDPEVLDNDGSVRVRFEYPTDAAGFFDPSVADLWVLPLAADSQAPDVGARVVEGTIGDHGWFRSPATVALTASDNRDAAPRVQLDAGAGWVGYTEPVVLAEEGRHVVAYRATDAAGNTATGQLAVSVDATAPVTTMAVEHAPGTATVSFDASDAVSGVGRTAYRVDGGEWITAGPEPVVIEGAGEHPVEFASTDVAGNPEGVQRATVTVTGAEVPTDPPTTDEPTDPPTTDEPTDPPTTDEPTDPPTTDEPTDPPTTDEPTDPPTTDEPTDPPTTDEPTDPPTTDEPTDPPTTEPPTDGPTGGVNPTDGPGAPSGDPGAPGPGHPGGRPGDGLPATGAGTTGPVLAAALLLALLGAAGVRRHVLAR; encoded by the coding sequence ATGTCCCGAGCACGTCAGCCCCACGCCCGTCCGAAGGCCCGCCGTGCGGAGGGCGCCCGGACAGGGGCGGCCGCCGGACTGGTCCTCGCCGTCCTCGGCGGCCTCGTCACCACCGCGCCGCTCGCCCGGGCGGCGGACGGAGAGGCGGCCCCGACGCCGTGCTCGGCGCAGGCCACCTCCGACGGCCTCGTCCCGGTCCTCCAGCTCGAGGTGCCGGTGGCGGCGGCGTGGATGGACCGCACGCCGCCCTACTCCTTCGACGGCACGGACGCCGTGGCGGACGGCTTCGACCGCGTGGGCTACTGCCTCGAGACGGTCGCCGGTGACGCCTCCCGGTGGGTCTGGGCCGCGATGGAGCCGTTCACCGACGACGTGTCACGGCTCGGACCCCACACCCGGGCCGGCCAGGTCACCCGCCAGCGCGTGGACGACCTCACGGTCGCCTCGAACGTGGGCAGCGTCCGCACGGGCCAGGGCATGACCGGCTACCTCGAGATGTGGCCGAACACCTACGAGCCGACCGGCAGCCGGCAGGTGGCGAACGCCTCCCCGGCGGTCTACGACGCGGACGACAGTCCCGCCGTCGGCACCCACGGCAGCTTCCAGGTGAGCGCCGTCGGGGACGAGCCGCAGTCGGACGTGCTGCCCACCACCGTGCTCGCCCTCAACCAGTTCACCAAGGACGCGAGCCTCCCGCTCGACGTCGGGATCGGCGCCCCCGCCTCCGGCTCCCCGGACTGGACCTTCGCCGAGAACGCCGACGACTTCTCCGAGCGGACCCTGACGATCTACGCCCGGCCCTCGGTGGTGAGCCTCTCGTCGGCGCCGCAGGACCGCCAGCTCTTCCCGCGGGACGACGACGACGGCGCGGACGTCACCGTCGCCGGCACCGTGACGGACCCGGACGTCGACCGCGTGCGCCTCACCGTGACCTCCGAGGGGGTCAGCGAGGTGGCGGAGCAGTCCGGGCCGGCCTTCTCCTTCGACTCCCGGATCACCGCCGGCCTGCACGACTACGACCTCAGGCTCGAGGCGGTCACCGCCGGGGTGCCGCGGACCGTCGGGCACTGGACGCACGTGGTCTCCGGTGACGCGTACGTCATCCAGGGTCAGTCGAACGCGCAGGCCGCGGCGCACACGGCCGGGTCCACCGTCGAGGAGTCGGAGTTCATCCGCTCCTTCGGTTCCACCACCCCCGACCCGTCGATCTCCGCCGCGGACCGCGCGTGGAACTACGCCGGCGGCGACCTCAGCTTCAACCAGGCGGCCGTCGGCCAGTGGGCCCTGCGGATGGCGCACTCCCTCGTGGAGAGCGAGCGCGTGCCGGTGGCCCTCCTCAACGGTGCCCACGACGGCGCGTCGGTGGAGTTCCTCCAGCGCAACGACGCCGACCCCGGCGACATCCGCACGAACTACGGCCGCCTGCGGCAGCGGCTGGGCGCGGCCGGCCTCCGCGACGACCTCTCCGGCGTCTTCTGGTACCAGGGCGAGCACGAGGGGGAGGACGCCACGCGCCACCTCACCGGGTTCCGGGCGTTGCTGGCCGACTGGCGGACGGACCTCGGGGGCGCGCGCGCGGAGGACCCGGAGTACTACGTCTTCCAGGTGCGCACGACGGGGTGCTTCAGCGTCGCGGGGGCCGCGCTCCGTGACGCGCAGCGCCGGCTCGGGTCGACCGACGGGGTCACGGTGCTCTCCACGACGGCCGTACCCGGCCACGACGGCTGCCACTTCACGTGGCCCGGGTACCGCGCCCTCGGCGACCAGGTGGCCGACACCGTCCGTCGGGACCTCTTCGGTGGCCCGTCCGACGGCGTCGCCGCCCCCAACCCCCTGTCGGTCGAGCTCGCCACCCGCGACGGCGCCTCCCTCGAGGTGCAGCTCGCGTCCGCGACCGACGCGCTCACCGTCGACGACGGCGTCGAGGCCGACTTCCGCCTGCTCGGCTCCGACGCGACCATCACCGACGTCCGCTACGCGGGGGGCGGGCGCCTGGAGCTCGCCCTCTCGCGCCCGGCGCCGGAGGCGACCGGCCTCACCTACCTCGGGCACCTGGGGGACGGCCCCTTCATCAGGACCACCCGGGGCGTGGGGCTGCTGGCGTTCAACGCGCTGCCCATCACCCGACGGAGCGAGCAGCAGTACGCCCTGGGGGAGGTCCTCCTCGCGCTGGACGCCCTGGACACCGCTGCCGCCGGCCTGGCCGCGGACGATGACCTGGCGGACGACCAGCACCGCCACGTCACGGACGCCGTCGACCGCACCCGCGCGTCGGTGGCGGCGGCCGTCGCCACCGACGGTGACCGTGCCGCCCAGAGCGGGCACCTGCTCGACGCGGGCGCGGAAGTGGCGGACCTGTCCCGCTGGGTCGAGGGCGCCGGCCTCGCGCAGCCGGCCCTCGACGAGCTGCGGCCCCGGGTGGCGGACCTGCAGCGTCGCCTCTCCGGCGTCACCGCGACCGCCCTCGGCGTCACCGTCACCGCGGACCCGCTCGACGCGGACGTCGTCGCCGGGCAGGTCGTCGACGGGACGGTCCGGATCGCCTCCCGCGCCGACCAGCCGCTGCGTGACGTCTCCGTCGCCGTCGCCGTGGAGTCCTGGGCGGTCGACGTGCCCGACCCCGACCCGGGCACCGTCCCCGCGGGCGGCTCCGCCGAGGTGCCCTTCACGGCCACGGTGCCCGCGCACCACGAGCGCGGGCCCGTCAACGTGACGACGACCGTGACCTTCACCGTCGAGGAGGGCACCTTCACGCTGACCTCGACACGGGTGTGGGGGTCGGTCGCCTCCCAGGTGGAGATCGGCGCGGTGACCAGCGAGCAGGCGGACGTCGACCCGCCCGACCGCACGACGCTCACGGCGACTGTGACCAACCGGGCGGCCACCGAGGTCCATGGCCACCTCGTGGTGCGGGCACCGGACGGGTGGCGCCAGCCGGTGCCGTCCGCACCGGTGGTGCTCGGGCCGGGCGAGAGCCGGGCCGTCAGCGTGCCCCTGGCCATCCCCCTCGACGTCGTCGCCGGGCCGCACCCGGTCACGGTGTCCTTCGAGCAGGCCGGCGCCGTCCTCGCGGACACGACGGGCCAGGTCGAGGTGGTCCTGCCGGCCCCCCCGACCGGGGAGGTCCTCGACCACGTGGACTTCGGCGACGGCCCCTCGGAGGCGGCGCACGGCATCACGGCCTCGTCCAGCAGCGGGGTGAACGTGGAGGCCGGGCTCACCCGGCGCTACGCCCACAACGGCTTCCCGGGGTCGTGGTTCGCGGTGGACGTCGACGTGGTCGCCGGTGAGCCGTTCGTCCTGCGCGCCATCGAGACGTTCGGGCTCCCTCGGACGAAGAAGTACCACGTCTACGTCGACGACGTCCGGGTCGCGACTCAGGTCGTCACGCGCACCGCGGGTGCGGGTACCGAGGTCTACGACCTGCTGGTGGACGACCCCGAGGTGCTCGACAACGACGGCTCCGTGCGGGTGCGGTTCGAGTACCCGACCGACGCCGCGGGCTTCTTCGACCCGTCGGTCGCCGACCTGTGGGTCCTGCCCCTGGCGGCGGACAGCCAGGCTCCGGACGTCGGCGCGCGCGTCGTCGAGGGGACCATCGGGGACCACGGGTGGTTCCGCTCCCCGGCCACGGTCGCGCTGACGGCGTCGGACAACCGCGACGCGGCACCGCGCGTCCAGCTCGATGCCGGAGCGGGCTGGGTGGGGTACACCGAGCCCGTGGTGCTCGCCGAGGAGGGCCGGCACGTCGTCGCCTACCGGGCGACCGACGCCGCGGGGAACACCGCCACCGGCCAGCTGGCGGTGTCCGTGGACGCCACGGCCCCGGTGACGACGATGGCGGTCGAGCACGCCCCGGGCACGGCGACGGTGTCTTTCGACGCCAGCGACGCCGTCAGCGGCGTGGGCCGCACGGCCTACCGGGTCGACGGCGGGGAGTGGATCACCGCCGGTCCCGAGCCGGTGGTGATCGAGGGGGCGGGGGAGCACCCCGTGGAGTTCGCCTCCACCGACGTGGCCGGGAACCCGGAGGGCGTCCAGCGCGCCACGGTGACGGTCACCGGCGCCGAGGTGCCGACGGACCCGCCGACGACGGACGAGCCGACGGACCCGCCGACGACGGACGAGCCGACGGATCCGCCGACGACGGACGAGCCGACGGATCCGCCGACGACGGACGAGCCGACGGATCCGCCGACGACGGACGAGCCGACGGATCCGCCGACGACGGACGAGCCGACGGATCCGCCGACGACGGACGAGCCGACGGATCCGCCGACGACGGACGAGCCGACGGATCCGCCGACGACGGAGCCCCCCACGGACGGCCCGACCGGCGGGGTAAACCCGACCGACGGCCCGGGCGCGCCGTCGGGAGACCCGGGCGCGCCGGGCCCCGGGCACCCGGGCGGCCGGCCGGGTGACGGACTCCCGGCCACCGGGGCGGGGACGACCGGGCCGGTGCTCGCCGCGGCCCTGCTGCTCGCGCTGCTCGGCGCCGCGGGGGTGCGCAGGCACGTCCTCGCCCGCTGA
- a CDS encoding Fur family transcriptional regulator, with translation MPTAVDHLRAAGLRVTAQRGAVLDVLSEASGDHLTAAAVAGLVRERLGDVSTQAIYDCLDALTRAGLASRIEPAGQPARFEARVGDNHHHLVCRSCGVVRDVDCAVGAAPCLSPAEDHGFTLETAEITYWGLCPRCAAEEQYPTTGRTVL, from the coding sequence ATGCCCACAGCCGTCGACCACCTGCGCGCCGCCGGCCTGCGGGTGACCGCACAGCGCGGCGCCGTGCTCGACGTGCTCAGCGAGGCGAGCGGCGACCACCTCACCGCGGCGGCGGTGGCCGGCCTGGTGCGCGAGCGGCTCGGCGACGTCTCCACGCAGGCGATCTACGACTGCCTCGACGCCCTCACCCGCGCCGGCCTCGCGAGCCGCATCGAGCCCGCCGGCCAGCCCGCGCGCTTCGAGGCGCGGGTCGGCGACAACCACCACCACCTCGTGTGCCGCAGCTGCGGCGTCGTCCGCGACGTCGACTGCGCCGTCGGTGCGGCCCCGTGCCTCTCGCCGGCCGAGGACCACGGCTTCACCCTCGAGACCGCAGAGATCACCTACTGGGGGCTGTGCCCCCGGTGCGCGGCCGAGGAGCAGTACCCCACCACAGGAAGGACCGTCCTATGA